A genomic window from Silene latifolia isolate original U9 population chromosome Y, ASM4854445v1, whole genome shotgun sequence includes:
- the LOC141633158 gene encoding tyrosine-sulfated glycopeptide receptor 1-like — MLVDLQPSLCHTSNRYHLHLLFILLLYSCSFSYQQQTCDPNDQKSLLQFSELLSSSLRPLNWSSDSDCCLSWEGIGCDNSGRVTRLLLPSRELKGNISSSLGSLTSLSEINLSDNLLSGVLPDGLFTSLRVIEIIDLSSNRLYGSLSASLTVNGSFPDTIQTVDISNNQFSGQIEPTWFALASNLSSFNASNTNFNGQIPSSICFSCPQLTKLDFTNAAFNGHIPAGLGNCSKLEVFRAGFNNLSGLLPDDIYSVKSLGELSVPANYITGTIAEEMLGLTNLRIVELYSNSFSGTIPRDIGKLSKLEQLQLHINKLSGTIPPSLMNCTSLVKLILRVNALQGNISTLDFSRLTRLKTLDLGNNNLTGNLPESIFSCKSLTAIRVAINKLSGQISPNVVSLPSLTFLSLSNNSFTNVSGALTILANCKNLATLTLSKNFYHEFIPLEKSFMGLEGFRSLQVLALGGCSFQGQIPEWLANIKSLEVLDLSYNALTGTIPDWFATLPSFFYLDLSKNNLTGEFTVPVNRLPAMVSVEAANKFLRSYLELPVFVAPNNASNQQYNQLAILPPAIYLKGNNLTGKIPVDISQLQNLHVLDLSENNFLGSIPPEFSNLTSLEMLDLSQNNLTGEIPTSLQSLNFLSVFNVSYNDLEGQIPTGGQFGTFGESSYVGNPRLCGQVLHNNPCSIKPAPSVTHTGKKLNKRLILGIVLGLCFAIACVLVILVYWIMSKRRILPGGDTDKTETGMNSRCYSSDDEMGKDTSLFVLFPKTTTEIKDLSILDILKATNNFNQENIIGCGGFGLVYKATLDDGVKLAIKKLSGDMCLIEREFKAEVEVLSLAQHENLVSLMGYCVHDGFRLLMYSYMENGSLDYWLHENPDGPSQLDWPMRLKIAFGAGKGIAYMHQICEPHIVHRDIKSSNILLDNNFKAHVADFGLSRLILPHRTHVTTDLVGTLGYIPPEYGQAWIATLRGDVYSFGVVLLELLTGKRPVEICKPKTRELVVWVHQLKNEGKHEEIFDPLLRGKGYEQEMLQILEMACKCVSHNPMRRPTINEVVDLLEILGSSPNTPTAEEDFPVEMR, encoded by the coding sequence ATGCTTGTAGACCTCCAACCTTCACTATGTCATACCAGCAACAGATACCATCTACATCTTCTCTTCATTCTACTGCTATACTCCTGCAGCTTCTCTTATCAACAACAAACTTGCGACCCGAACGATCAAAAATCACTTCTGCAATTTTCTGAGCTATTATCCTCTTCTTTGAGACCTTTGAATTGGTCATCTGACTCTGATTGTTGCTTATCTTGGGAAGGTATAGGATGCGACAATAGCGGCCGGGTTACCCGTCTGCTGCTACCGTCTAGAGAATTAAAGGGGAATATATCCTCGTCACTTGGGAGTCTGACAAGTCTTTCTGAAATCAATCTTTCTGATAATTTACTATCTGGGGTTCTTCCAGATGGTCTTTTTACTTCATTGCGTGTCATTGAGATCATTGACTTGAGCTCTAACCGTTTGTACGGCAGTCTTTCGGCGTCATTAACTGTTAATGGAAGTTTCCCTGATACCATACAAACTGTAGATATCTCGAACAATCAATTCAGCGGCCAAATTGAGCCTACCTGGTTCGCTCTGGCGTCAAACTTGTCCAGTTTCAATGCCAGCAACACTAACTTCAACGGTCAGATTCCTTCATCCATTTGCTTTAGTTGTCCTCAGCTTACAAAACTTGATTTCACGAACGCTGCTTTCAATGGCCACATTCCTGCCGGCCTTGGAAATTGCTCGAAACTTGAGGTGTTTCGAGCAGGTTTTAATAATTTGTCTGGATTACTTCCGGATGACATTTACAGCGTAAAATCGCTGGGGGAGTTGTcggttcctgcaaattacataaccGGAACCATTGCAGAGGAAATGCTCGGCCTAACCAACCTTAGGATTGTCGAGTTATACTCCAACAGTTTTTCAGGCACAATTCCACGGGATATCGGGAAGTTATCAAAGTTGGAGCAGCTGCAACTTCACATAAACAAACTCAGTGGTACCATACCACCTTCCTTGATGAACTGTACGAGTCTAGTAAAACTTATATTGCGAGTCAATGCCTTGCAAGGTAACATCTCTACTCTCGATTTCTCAAGGCTCACACGTCTTAAAACGCTTGACCTTGGTAATAATAACTTAACTGGAAACTTACCTGAAAGCATTTTCTCATGCAAGTCATTAACTGCAATTAGAGTGGCAATCAATAAATTATCAGGGCAGATATCTCCAAACGTAGTGAGCTTGCCATCTTTAACTTTCCTCTCCCTATCCAATAATAGTTTCACCAATGTATCAGGAGCACTAACAATTTTAGCGAATTGCAAAAACCTAGCCACCCTGACATTGTCAAAGAACTTTTATCATGAATTTATACCCCTTGAGAAGAGCTTTATGGGTCTAGAAGGATTTAGAAGCCTGCAGGTTCTTGCTTTGGGAGGATGCAGTTTCCAAGGTCAAATTCCTGAGTGGCTGGCAAATATAAAGTCTCTGGAAGTTTTAGACTTGTCGTATAACGCATTGACAGGAACAATTCCAGATTGGTTTGCAACTCTCCCAAGCTTCTTTTACTTGGACTTGTCCAAGAATAATCTTACTGGGGAATTTACAGTGCCTGTTAACAGGCTGCCCGCAATGGTATCAGTGGAGGCTGCGAATAAATTTTTGCGAAGTTATCTTGAACTTCCGGTTTTTGTTGCCCCCAATAACGCTAGCAACCAGCAATACAATCAGCTTGCAATACTGCCACCTGCTATCTACCTAAAGGGTAACAACCTTACTGGTAAAATCCCAGTTGACATAAGCCAGCTGCAAAATCTTCATGTGCTGGATCTCAGTGAAAACAACTTCTTAGGCAGTATCCCACCCGAATTTTCTAACCTCACAAGCCTTGAAATGCTAGACCTCTCACAGAATAATTTGACGGGAGAAATTCCGACATCGCTGCAAAGTCTCAATTTCTTATCAGTGTTCAACGTTTCCTACAACGATCTCGAAGGACAGATTCCCACAGGGGGTCAGTTTGGAACTTTTGGAGAATCTAGTTATGTTGGAAATCCACGTTTATGTGGTCAAGTTCTGCATAATAACCCATGTTCGATTAAACCGGCTCCCTCAGTTACACACACGGGCAAAAAACTAAATAAGAGactaattttgggaattgtacTAGGTCTCTGCTTTGCAATCGCCTGTGTTCTTGTTATTCTAGTGTATTGGATAATGTCCAAGAGACGGATACTTCCTGGGGGTGATACTGATAAAACTGAAACAGGGATGAATTCACGCTGTTATAGCTCCGATGATGAAATGGGAAAAGATACTAGTCTATTCGTACTCTTTCCAAAAACTACCACAGAGATCAAAGATCTGTCGATACTCGACATACTCAAAGCCACTAACAATTTTAACCAAGAAAACATCATTGGGTGTGGAGGTTTTGGTTTGGTGTACAAAGCAACCTTGGATGATGGGGTTAAGCTTGCTATCAAAAAGCTTTCCGGAGATATGTGTCTGATAGAACGAGAATTCAAAGCAGAGGTGGAAGTTCTATCACTCGCTCAACATGAAAACCTGGTTTCCCTTATGGGTTATTGTGTGCATGATGGTTTTCGGCTTCTAATGTACTCCTATATGGAAAATGGAAGCCTTGACTACTGGTTACATGAGAATCCTGATGGCCCGTCCCAACTTGATTGGCCAATGCGACTTAAAATAGCTTTTGGAGCTGGCAAGGGTATCGCTTACATGCACCAAATCTGCGAGCCACATATTGTGCACCGTGATATAAAGTCAAGTAACATTCTCCTTGATAATAACTTCAAAGCTCATGTAGCAGATTTTGGACTTTCCAGACTCATCCTACCGCACCGCACCCATGTCACCACTGACCTTGTGGGGACACTAGGTTACATTCCACCAGAATATGGGCAGGCTTGGATAGCCACCTTAAGGGGTGATGTCTACAGTTTTGGGG